AAAACCTTGTGAGAGAAGAGAGGTGATGGATGGTATGGAGATAGAGAGACCCACATTACGGCTCACCAACATACCCCAAACCGCCGTTGCCAAAGACCTCTTAGACTTCTTCGAGTCCAAGCTCGGCCCTGATTCCGTCTTCGCCATTGAAATCTCTACCGACCGCAACAACTGGAAGTCTCGTGGTTTCGGCAGAGTGCAGTTCGCTGCTCCCCAAGCTATGTCCGATGCCCTTCGTCTCTCCCGCCACGATCACCTCCTTTTCAAGTCCCATTCTCTTAAACTCTCTCGAACTTATGATGACATCATCCCCAGACCCATCAGGGCCGACCATAGGCTTGATGGTGGAGTCCTTCATGCGGGTTTTATGTCTAGTGATGATTGCTTGCGTGTCTTGGAGCGCTGGGAGGGTGTGAGAGGTTGGATCATGCCCGAGAGAAGGAGATTGGAATTTTGGGTATGGACCGATGGAGAGTGTTACAAGCTTGATTTTCTGTTTGATGATCTTTTTGAGACTGTTGGCTGCTGCTTCGATGGCTCTGCATGCAATGCTCTTCTCTTGAGGGTATGCTTTTTTCATCATCGCTACTAACCAATTACGTGTTTTCAGTCTATTACATGGTTGGCTATTTGCAATTTTGAGCATTATTTCATGTTTACTGTCATTCTTTTAACGGGGATTTGTTATAAAGATTTCATAGCTAGAGAACTGAAACAACCGAGCTTATTCATGTTATGTGTACTTTCCAGTAAGCCTATGTTTGCAGTTTATTGAGCTTGTTAATATCATTTTGAACAAGAAAATTGCACTTATAGAAATATCATTAATGTTTCCACCATGGAGTTAATTGATTTCGTAATGCCATGGAAGAACTAGTATGCAATTATTTTAGATGTAATATACTGCTGAGGTACATATGTTGAAAACTATTAATTGTGTTAATTGTGTGGAATGGTTTTTGGATAACTATTATTTCCAGGTTAGGTATGCTCCAAGGATATATCGGAAAGTATCTGGGCCGAATGTGGCTTCCAAATTCAGTACGGATCGGTATCATATATGCAAGGAGAAGTTTGACTTCCTTTGGGTTCGAACAACAGATTTTTCAAGGATAAAATCGATTGGGCAATCGACTTCGTTTTATTGGGAATTTAATGCAGGATTTTCAATCTCGGATATGTCTACATATCTCCCGTGTTATAGAGAAGACATCCAATCTCCATCTTTAGAGGCCAGGGGAGAATTCTCATCTCCATCAGAAATTGTTCCGCTCGTAAAGTTCCCATCAGATTCCAAGTTAGCATATGAGATCCTTTTTCAGCTCAATGCCCTTGTTCATACTCAAAAAATTAGCATTGCTGCAGTGGACACTGATCTGATTGGTATCCTCAGTGTCTTGCCTGTCGAAACTGCTGTAATGATTCTGCAGAAGCTTCGCCTGCTGCAGTCCCCTTGCTATAATCCCGTTTCATTTGTGAAAGCAAAATTACCTACGGGAAAAAACTACCGAATTCCTTTATCTGTTTCTGAAAGGTTAAAAAATCACAATGTCATGAGCTGTCATAGAGCCCTAATTACGCCTACAAAGATTTATTGCTTGGGTCCTGAGCTAGAAACAGCTAATTATGTGGTAAAGAACTTTGCAGAATATGCTTCAGATTTTATGAGAGTCACTTTTGTTGAAGAAGATTGGAGTAAGCTTTCTGCAAATGCCATTTCTACTGGTGTGCATCTGGGTGTTTTTTCTAGACCTTTCAAAACAAAAATATATGACAGGATATTGTCTGTTCTTCAGAATGGAATTGTTATTGGAGATAAGAGATTTAAGTTTCTGGCATTTTCTGCTAGTCAGCTTCGATCGAATTCTGTCTGGATGTTTGCGTCCAATGATGAGGTTAAAGCAGAAGATATTAGAGAATGGATGGGATGCTTCAAGAAGATACGTAGCATATCTAAGTGTGCTTCAAGAATGGGTCAATTGTTTAGTTCCTCGATGCCGACTCTTGTGGTCCCTGTGCAGGATGTGGAGATTATTGATGATATTGAAGTTAAAACTGATGGCATTAATTATTGCTTCTCTGATGGTATAGGGAAAATTTCTCTGCCTTTTGCTAGACAAGTTGCTGAGAAGTGTGGATTGAATCACATTCCATCGGCATTTCAAATAAGATATGGTGGTTACAAAGGTGTTGTTGCTGTTGACCGTAACTCCTTTTGGAAGATGTCTCTGCGTGATAGCATGCTAAAGTTTGAATCTAAAGTCAGGATGCTTAATGTCACCAAATGGAGTGAGTCCATGCCTTGCTTTTTGAATCGAGAAATTGTTACTCTCTTCTCCACCTTGGGCATCAAGGATGAAGTTTTTGAGAGAATGCAAGAGGAACAACTGTGTCTGCTGGGCAAAATGGTAACAAATAGAGAAGCAGCTTTGGATACCTTACAAAGTTTAGGTGGAGTTAATTCCAAGAACATTCTGGTTGAAATGCTTCAGTTTTATGAGCCAAATGTCCAACCTTACCTCTCAATGATGCTTCAAGCACATTATGAGAATCTACTGTCTGATCTAAAAAGCAGGTGCCGTATATTTGTTCCAAAGGGCCGGATCTTAATTGGTTGTTTGGACGAAACTGGTACACTGAATTATGGTCAAGTTTATCTCtgcataaaaatgaaaaaagcAGAACTAGAATGTGCAGACCAAAGTTACTTTCGCAAGGTGGATGAGGAAACAGCTATAGTGATAGGAAAGGTGGTTGTCACAAAAAATCCTTGCCTTCATCCCGGGGATGTCAGAGTCCTTGAGGCTGTTTATGAACCCCAACTAGAAGAGAAGGGTTTGGTGGATTGCCTTGTTTTCCCCGAGAAAGGTGAAAGGTATTTTGGTTCACGGTTTAACTTAACTCTTGTTTTCGTATTCTTCATGGAAAACTCAATATACTCTGCTCCCCTATATGAAATAGTTGCTACCACGTGTTTGTTCCTATCATTTTCTGATCTTGAGGTCACTTACAAGATTTTGTGTTTGTCTTACTATTCCTGGAGAACAATGTGTCTGATGCCATTTATGGCAACAAGAGGTGGTTACTCTTGGTTATTTTTGGATCTTAAATAGATTGGTGTGGCTAACGCCTACAATTTGATCTTGTAGACCGCATCCAAATGAATGCTCGGGTGGTGATCTTGATGGGGACCAGTTTTTCATAAGCTGGGACAAAGATCTCATCCCATGTCAAACTGAGCCGCCAATGGACTACACTGGACAAAGACCTCGGATAATGGATCATGAGGTGACCTTGGAGGTAGTTTGAAACTGAGCTGGAATTTCTGATGTGATGAAACTTGGGAAGATTTGTATttagttattttttttttttcatccttatcctttgctgaaatttttgcagGAAATTCAGAAGTTTTTTGTTGACTACATGATCAACGATACTTTGGGTGCCATTTCTACTGCACATCTAGTGCATGCTGATCGTGAACCAGACAAAGCGCGCAGTGAAAACTGTCTAGCATTGGCTACTCTTCACTCTATGGCTGTTGATTTTGCCAAGACAGGAGCGCCGGCTGAGATGCCTCGTGCTCTGAAACCAAGGGAGTTTCCGGACTTCATGCAAAGGGGAAACAAACCCATGTATACTTCCTCTGGTGTACTAGGAAAACTGTACCGTGCTACAATCAACTCCACAGTGCAAATAAGGTCAAAGTTTGTTTGGACAAAAGAGATGGCCGAGTTAGCTTATGATCATGACCTGGAAGTAAATGGCTTTGAGTCGCTGATATCAGTTGCGGAGACCCATAAAGAGATGTATGAAGAGAGAATGAGCTTGTTGATGAGTTATTATGATGTAGAGTACGAGGATGAGATTCTGACAGGTAACATGTACAATAAAGCACAGTTTTTGCTCCGAGACAACCGGAGATATGGAGAAATGAAGGAACGAATCGTGTTATCTGTCAAGGACCTACAGAGAGAAGCTAAAGAATGGTTTAAGAGTAGCTGCAGCAAGGCTGATGAGCATCAAAAACTTGCCTCAGCATGGTATTATGTGACATACCACCCGAATTACTTCGAGGAAAGGATGAATTCCTTGAGCTTTCCATGGATTGTTGGAGACATTTTACTGAGGATTAAATCTCGGAATAAGTTTCTGAATAGCCGAGAAATTCAGAGAAACCGACCGAAATTCGATAATGTCTACATTAAGTCCCCAAGAAGGCATACTTCAggtgatgaatcatccatggaatgACCAAATTTAATAATATTCTCCTGTGAATG
This window of the Gossypium arboreum isolate Shixiya-1 chromosome 12, ASM2569848v2, whole genome shotgun sequence genome carries:
- the LOC108476570 gene encoding RNA-dependent RNA polymerase 2; translated protein: MDGMEIERPTLRLTNIPQTAVAKDLLDFFESKLGPDSVFAIEISTDRNNWKSRGFGRVQFAAPQAMSDALRLSRHDHLLFKSHSLKLSRTYDDIIPRPIRADHRLDGGVLHAGFMSSDDCLRVLERWEGVRGWIMPERRRLEFWVWTDGECYKLDFLFDDLFETVGCCFDGSACNALLLRVRYAPRIYRKVSGPNVASKFSTDRYHICKEKFDFLWVRTTDFSRIKSIGQSTSFYWEFNAGFSISDMSTYLPCYREDIQSPSLEARGEFSSPSEIVPLVKFPSDSKLAYEILFQLNALVHTQKISIAAVDTDLIGILSVLPVETAVMILQKLRLLQSPCYNPVSFVKAKLPTGKNYRIPLSVSERLKNHNVMSCHRALITPTKIYCLGPELETANYVVKNFAEYASDFMRVTFVEEDWSKLSANAISTGVHLGVFSRPFKTKIYDRILSVLQNGIVIGDKRFKFLAFSASQLRSNSVWMFASNDEVKAEDIREWMGCFKKIRSISKCASRMGQLFSSSMPTLVVPVQDVEIIDDIEVKTDGINYCFSDGIGKISLPFARQVAEKCGLNHIPSAFQIRYGGYKGVVAVDRNSFWKMSLRDSMLKFESKVRMLNVTKWSESMPCFLNREIVTLFSTLGIKDEVFERMQEEQLCLLGKMVTNREAALDTLQSLGGVNSKNILVEMLQFYEPNVQPYLSMMLQAHYENLLSDLKSRCRIFVPKGRILIGCLDETGTLNYGQVYLCIKMKKAELECADQSYFRKVDEETAIVIGKVVVTKNPCLHPGDVRVLEAVYEPQLEEKGLVDCLVFPEKGERPHPNECSGGDLDGDQFFISWDKDLIPCQTEPPMDYTGQRPRIMDHEVTLEEIQKFFVDYMINDTLGAISTAHLVHADREPDKARSENCLALATLHSMAVDFAKTGAPAEMPRALKPREFPDFMQRGNKPMYTSSGVLGKLYRATINSTVQIRSKFVWTKEMAELAYDHDLEVNGFESLISVAETHKEMYEERMSLLMSYYDVEYEDEILTGNMYNKAQFLLRDNRRYGEMKERIVLSVKDLQREAKEWFKSSCSKADEHQKLASAWYYVTYHPNYFEERMNSLSFPWIVGDILLRIKSRNKFLNSREIQRNRPKFDNVYIKSPRRHTSGDESSME